From a single Nicotiana tomentosiformis chromosome 2, ASM39032v3, whole genome shotgun sequence genomic region:
- the LOC104094586 gene encoding uncharacterized protein: protein MAPLSTDAEMSSLPSLEELTSRNARSIILPYIIHFSATSPLPEHPLEVRVVVDATNRSITFIEVKEAPLPATKASIESMPMVSVFEQGIECAICLLEFEVGDEAKEMPCRHKFHSNCVAKWLGINGSCPICRYKMPIESAEDEVMFTFDVIVNHDVGNWDFDLESDFGDESAAEDMVIDSK from the coding sequence ATGGCTCCATTATCTACCGATGCGGAGATGTCATCACTGCCATCTCTCGAAGAGCTGACCTCAAGGAACGCCAGATCAATAATCCTCCCTTATATCATCCACTTCTCCGCCACTTCTCCGCTACCAGAACATCCACTTGAGGTAAGGGTAGTGGTGGACGCAACGAACAGATCAATTACTTTCATTGAGGTTAAGGAAGCGCCTTTACCTGCAACTAAAGCGTCAATTGAATCGATGCCGATGGTTTCGGTTTTTGAACAAGGGATCGAATGCGCCATCTGTTTGTTAGAATTCGAAGTCGGTGATGAAGCTAAGGAGATGCCGTGTAGACATAAGTTTCATTCAAATTGTGTTGCGAAGTGGCTAGGGATTAATGGATCGTGTCCGATTTGTAGATATAAGATGCCAATTGAAAGTGCAGAGGATGAAGTTATGTTTACGTTTGATGTTATTGTTAATCATGATGTTGGTAATTGGGATTTTGACTTAGAGTCCGATTTTGGCGATGAATCGGCAGCTGAAGATATGGTCATAGACAGCAAATAA